A single genomic interval of Acidovorax sp. 1608163 harbors:
- a CDS encoding 2-oxoglutarate dehydrogenase E1 component, translating into MSDTTSVYQAYQGNTYLFGGNAPYVEEMYENYLANPGSVPDNWREYFDALQHVPAVDGSNAKDVPHLPVVNAFAERAKAGGTKVVVASADAEMGRKRTAVQQLIAAYRNVGQRWADLDPLKRTERPQIPELEPSFYGFTDADQETVFDTSNTFFGKDKMALRELLNALRETYCGTLGAEYMYTSDQNQKRWWQQKLESIRSKPNFTADKKRQILDRLTAAEGLERFLHTKYVGQKRFSLEGGESFIASMDELIQSAGAKGVQEIVIGMAHRGRLNVLVNSLGKMPKDLFAEFDHTAPEELPAGDVKYHQGFSSDVSTAGGPVHLSLAFNPSHLEIVNPVVEGSVRARMDRRGDPKGSQVLPVLVHGDSAFGGQGVNQETLALAQTRGYTTGGTVHIIINNQIGFTTSDPRDMRSTVYCTDIVKMVEAPVLHVNGDDPEAVVLATQLALEFRMEFRQDVVVDITCFRKLGHNEQDTPALTQPLMYKKIAQHPGTRKLYADKLAAQGLGATLGEDMVKAYRAAMDAGKHTVDPVLTNFKSKYAVDWSPFLGKKWTDAGDTAIPLTEWKRLAEKLTTIPATVAPHQLVKKVYDDRAAMGRGDVNVDWGMGETMAFASLVASGYPVRLSGEDSGRGTFTHRHAVIHDQNREKWDTGTYVPLQNVAENQAPFVVIDSILSEEAVLGFEYGYAGSDPNSLVIWEAQFGDFANGAQVVIDQFIASGEVKWGRANGLTMMLPHGYEGQGPEHSSARLERFMQLAADANMQIVQPTTASQIFHVLRRQMVRDLRKPLIIFTPKSLLRNKDATSPLSEFTKGGFQTVIPEQDDAIEKKAAKVKRVIACSGKVYYDLVKKRTEKEADDVVIIRVEQLYPFPHKAFAAELKKYPNATDIVWCQDEPQNQGAWFFIQHNIHENMLEGQKLGYSGRAASASPAVGYSHLHQEQQKALVDGAFAKLKGFVLTK; encoded by the coding sequence ATGAGCGATACGACATCCGTCTATCAAGCCTACCAAGGCAACACCTACCTCTTCGGCGGCAATGCGCCCTATGTCGAAGAGATGTACGAAAACTACCTTGCCAACCCTGGCAGCGTGCCTGACAACTGGCGCGAGTATTTTGATGCGCTGCAGCATGTTCCTGCGGTAGACGGTAGCAATGCCAAGGACGTTCCGCACCTGCCTGTGGTCAATGCCTTTGCCGAGCGCGCCAAGGCCGGTGGCACCAAAGTGGTGGTCGCCAGCGCCGACGCCGAAATGGGCCGCAAGCGCACTGCAGTTCAACAGCTGATCGCCGCATACCGCAACGTTGGCCAACGCTGGGCCGACCTGGACCCCCTCAAGCGCACTGAGCGCCCACAGATTCCCGAGCTGGAGCCGTCGTTCTACGGCTTCACCGATGCCGACCAAGAAACCGTGTTTGACACCAGCAACACGTTCTTCGGCAAAGACAAAATGGCCCTGCGCGAGCTGCTCAATGCGCTGCGCGAAACGTACTGCGGCACGCTGGGCGCCGAGTACATGTACACATCGGACCAGAACCAGAAGCGCTGGTGGCAACAAAAGCTGGAAAGCATCCGCAGCAAGCCGAACTTCACTGCCGACAAGAAGCGCCAGATTCTGGACCGCCTGACCGCTGCCGAAGGCCTGGAACGCTTCCTCCACACCAAGTATGTGGGCCAAAAGCGTTTCTCCCTGGAAGGTGGCGAGAGCTTCATTGCCTCCATGGACGAACTGATCCAGTCTGCTGGCGCCAAGGGCGTGCAGGAAATCGTGATCGGTATGGCCCACCGTGGCCGTCTGAACGTGCTGGTCAACTCCCTGGGCAAGATGCCCAAGGACTTGTTTGCCGAGTTCGACCACACCGCACCCGAAGAACTGCCTGCCGGTGACGTGAAGTACCACCAAGGCTTTAGCTCGGACGTGTCCACAGCTGGTGGCCCTGTGCACCTGTCGCTCGCGTTCAACCCTTCCCACCTCGAAATCGTGAACCCTGTGGTGGAAGGCTCAGTGCGCGCTCGCATGGACCGCCGTGGCGACCCCAAGGGCAGCCAAGTGCTGCCCGTGCTGGTGCACGGCGACTCCGCCTTCGGCGGCCAAGGTGTGAACCAGGAAACCCTGGCGCTGGCACAGACCCGTGGTTACACCACCGGCGGTACGGTGCACATCATCATCAACAACCAGATCGGTTTCACCACGTCCGACCCACGCGACATGCGCTCGACCGTGTATTGCACCGACATCGTCAAGATGGTCGAGGCCCCGGTTCTGCACGTCAATGGTGATGACCCAGAAGCCGTGGTGCTGGCCACCCAACTGGCGTTGGAGTTCCGCATGGAGTTCCGCCAGGACGTGGTGGTGGACATCACCTGCTTCCGCAAACTGGGCCACAACGAGCAGGACACCCCTGCACTGACCCAGCCGCTGATGTACAAGAAAATTGCCCAGCACCCCGGCACGCGCAAGCTGTATGCCGACAAGCTGGCGGCTCAGGGTCTGGGCGCTACGCTGGGCGAAGACATGGTCAAGGCCTACCGCGCTGCCATGGATGCCGGCAAGCACACGGTGGACCCTGTGCTGACCAACTTCAAGAGCAAGTACGCCGTGGATTGGTCGCCCTTCCTGGGCAAGAAGTGGACTGACGCTGGTGACACTGCCATCCCTCTGACCGAGTGGAAGCGCTTGGCCGAAAAGCTGACGACCATTCCTGCCACCGTGGCACCGCACCAACTGGTGAAGAAGGTGTACGACGACCGCGCAGCCATGGGCCGTGGCGACGTGAATGTGGACTGGGGTATGGGCGAAACCATGGCCTTTGCTTCGCTGGTGGCCAGCGGCTACCCAGTGCGCCTGTCGGGCGAAGACTCGGGCCGTGGCACGTTCACGCACCGCCATGCCGTGATTCACGACCAGAACCGCGAAAAGTGGGATACCGGCACCTACGTGCCGCTGCAAAACGTGGCCGAGAACCAGGCTCCGTTTGTCGTGATCGACTCGATCCTGTCTGAAGAAGCCGTGTTGGGCTTTGAGTATGGCTATGCTGGCTCTGACCCCAACAGCCTGGTGATCTGGGAAGCCCAGTTTGGCGACTTTGCCAACGGTGCTCAGGTTGTGATTGACCAGTTCATCGCCTCTGGCGAAGTGAAGTGGGGCCGTGCCAATGGCCTGACCATGATGTTGCCCCACGGCTACGAAGGCCAGGGCCCAGAGCACAGCTCTGCACGCCTGGAGCGCTTCATGCAACTGGCCGCCGATGCCAACATGCAGATCGTGCAGCCCACCACGGCCAGCCAGATCTTCCACGTGCTGCGCCGCCAGATGGTGCGTGATCTGCGCAAGCCGCTGATCATCTTCACGCCCAAATCGCTGCTGCGTAACAAGGACGCGACCTCGCCGCTGTCTGAGTTCACCAAGGGTGGCTTCCAGACGGTGATTCCTGAACAGGATGACGCTATCGAGAAGAAGGCCGCCAAGGTCAAGCGCGTGATCGCTTGCTCGGGCAAGGTCTACTACGACCTCGTCAAGAAGCGTACCGAGAAGGAAGCCGACGATGTGGTCATCATCCGCGTCGAGCAGTTGTACCCCTTCCCGCACAAGGCTTTTGCTGCCGAGCTGAAGAAGTACCCCAACGCGACCGACATCGTGTGGTGCCAGGACGAGCCACAGAACCAGGGTGCCTGGTTCTTCATCCAGCACAACATCCACGAGAACATGCTCGAAGGCCAGAAGCTGGGTTACTCCGGCCGCGCTGCTTCGGCATCGCCTGCCGTGGGTTATTCACACCTGCACCAAGAACAGCAAAAGGCTTTGGTGGATGGTGCGTTTGCCAAGCTCAAGGGTTTTGTACTGACCAAGTAA
- the lpdA gene encoding dihydrolipoyl dehydrogenase — MSKQFDVIVIGGGPGGYIAAIRAAQLGKNVACIDEWKNDKGGPAPGGTCTNVGCIPSKALLQSSEHFEHANKHFADHGITATDVKIDVTKMIGRKDSVVKQNNDGILYLFKKNKVSFFHGRGSFVKATEGGYEIKVAGAAEETLVGQQIIIATGSNARALPGTPFDEELVLSNDGALRIGATPKKLALIGSGVIGLEMGSVWRRLGADVTILEGLPTFLGAVDEQIAKEAKKAFDKQGLKIELGVKVGEIKTGKKGVSIAYTNAKGEAQTLDADKLIVSIGRVPNTIGLNTEAVGLALDERGAIVVDGDCKTNLPGVWAVGDVVRGPMLAHKAEEEGVAVAERIAGQHGHVNFNTIPWVIYTSPEIAWVGRTEQQLKADGVKYKAGTFPFLANGRARALGDTTGMVKFLADAATDEILGVHIVGPMASELISEAVVAMEFKASAEDIARICHAHPSLSEATKEAALAVDKRTLNF; from the coding sequence ATGAGCAAGCAATTTGATGTGATCGTGATTGGTGGCGGCCCCGGCGGCTACATCGCCGCCATTCGCGCCGCCCAGCTGGGCAAGAACGTGGCCTGTATCGACGAATGGAAGAACGACAAGGGCGGCCCTGCGCCAGGCGGCACTTGCACCAACGTGGGCTGCATCCCCTCCAAGGCGCTGCTGCAATCGTCTGAGCACTTCGAGCATGCCAACAAGCACTTTGCCGACCATGGCATCACGGCCACCGATGTGAAGATCGATGTGACCAAGATGATTGGCCGCAAGGATTCCGTGGTGAAGCAGAACAACGACGGCATCCTGTACCTGTTCAAGAAGAACAAGGTCAGCTTCTTCCATGGCCGTGGTTCGTTTGTCAAAGCCACCGAAGGCGGCTACGAGATCAAGGTGGCGGGTGCCGCTGAAGAAACCTTGGTTGGCCAGCAAATCATCATCGCCACCGGCTCCAACGCCCGTGCGCTGCCTGGCACGCCGTTTGACGAAGAGCTGGTGCTGTCCAACGACGGCGCGCTGCGCATTGGTGCCACGCCCAAAAAGCTGGCACTGATCGGCTCCGGCGTGATCGGCCTGGAAATGGGTTCGGTGTGGCGCCGCCTGGGTGCTGACGTGACCATTCTGGAAGGCCTGCCTACCTTCCTGGGCGCGGTGGACGAGCAGATTGCCAAGGAAGCCAAGAAGGCTTTCGACAAGCAAGGCCTGAAGATCGAGCTGGGCGTGAAGGTTGGTGAGATCAAGACCGGCAAGAAGGGCGTGAGCATCGCCTACACCAACGCCAAGGGCGAAGCCCAGACGCTGGACGCCGACAAGCTGATCGTCTCCATTGGCCGCGTGCCCAACACCATTGGCCTGAACACCGAAGCCGTGGGCCTGGCCCTGGACGAGCGTGGTGCCATTGTGGTGGACGGCGATTGCAAGACCAACCTGCCTGGCGTGTGGGCTGTGGGTGACGTGGTGCGGGGCCCGATGCTCGCGCACAAGGCCGAGGAAGAGGGCGTTGCTGTGGCCGAGCGCATTGCTGGCCAGCACGGCCACGTCAACTTCAACACCATCCCCTGGGTGATTTACACCAGCCCCGAGATCGCGTGGGTGGGCCGCACCGAGCAGCAACTCAAGGCCGACGGCGTGAAGTACAAGGCGGGCACGTTCCCGTTCTTGGCCAACGGCCGCGCACGCGCGCTGGGCGATACCACGGGCATGGTCAAGTTCCTGGCCGATGCAGCCACGGACGAAATCCTGGGCGTGCACATCGTGGGCCCGATGGCCTCCGAGCTGATCTCTGAAGCCGTGGTGGCCATGGAGTTCAAGGCGAGCGCCGAAGACATCGCGCGCATCTGCCATGCCCACCCCTCCTTGAGCGAAGCCACCAAGGAAGCGGCCCTGGCGGTGGACAAGCGCACGCTGAACTTCTGA
- the odhB gene encoding 2-oxoglutarate dehydrogenase complex dihydrolipoyllysine-residue succinyltransferase — MAIVEVKVPQLSESVAEATMLTWKKKAGEAVTADEILIEIETDKVVLEVPAPSSGVLSEIVQGDGATVVAEQLIARIDTEGKAGAAAPAAAAPAAPAAAPVAAAAAVTGGSKADVAMPAAAKLLADNNLSVGDVAGSGKDGRVTKGDVLAAVAGGAKPAAAAPSAIPTGVPTKVLPQVAAPAPASLGDRPEQRVPMSRLRARVAERLLQSQSTNAILTTFNEVNMAPVMDMRKKFQDAFTKEHGVKIGFMSFFVKAAVHALKKYPVLNASVDGNDIVYHGYFDIGIAVGSPRGLVVPILRNADQMSFADIEKKIAEFGQKAKDGKLGIEEMTGGTFSISNGGTFGSMLSTPIINPPQSAILGVHATKDRAVVENGQIVIRPMNYLAMSYDHRIIDGREAVLGLVAMKEALEDPSRLLFDI, encoded by the coding sequence ATGGCTATCGTAGAAGTCAAAGTCCCTCAGCTGTCCGAATCCGTGGCCGAAGCCACCATGCTGACGTGGAAGAAAAAAGCAGGCGAGGCCGTCACTGCCGATGAAATCCTGATCGAAATCGAAACCGACAAGGTGGTGCTGGAAGTGCCAGCACCGTCGTCTGGCGTGCTGTCTGAGATTGTTCAAGGCGACGGCGCTACCGTCGTGGCTGAGCAGTTGATCGCCCGCATCGACACCGAAGGTAAGGCGGGCGCAGCTGCTCCGGCAGCTGCAGCCCCCGCGGCACCCGCTGCTGCACCTGTGGCCGCCGCCGCTGCAGTCACAGGTGGTTCCAAGGCCGATGTGGCCATGCCTGCAGCAGCCAAGCTGCTGGCCGACAACAATCTGTCGGTAGGCGATGTGGCTGGTTCTGGCAAGGACGGCCGCGTGACCAAGGGTGACGTGCTGGCGGCTGTGGCCGGTGGTGCCAAGCCAGCTGCGGCTGCACCCAGCGCCATTCCCACCGGTGTGCCCACCAAGGTGTTGCCTCAGGTGGCCGCTCCTGCGCCCGCTAGCCTGGGCGACCGCCCCGAGCAGCGCGTGCCCATGAGCCGTCTGCGTGCCCGCGTGGCCGAGCGTCTGCTGCAGTCGCAATCCACCAACGCCATCTTGACCACGTTCAACGAAGTGAACATGGCCCCCGTGATGGACATGCGCAAGAAGTTCCAGGACGCGTTCACCAAGGAACACGGCGTGAAGATCGGCTTCATGTCCTTCTTCGTGAAGGCGGCTGTGCACGCCCTCAAGAAGTACCCTGTGCTGAACGCCTCGGTCGATGGCAACGACATCGTCTACCACGGCTACTTCGACATCGGTATCGCCGTGGGTTCGCCCCGTGGCTTGGTGGTGCCCATCCTGCGCAATGCAGACCAGATGAGCTTTGCAGACATTGAGAAGAAGATCGCTGAATTTGGCCAAAAGGCCAAGGACGGTAAGCTGGGCATTGAAGAAATGACCGGCGGTACCTTCTCCATCTCCAATGGCGGTACGTTCGGCTCCATGCTGTCCACCCCTATCATCAACCCCCCACAGTCGGCCATCCTGGGCGTTCACGCCACCAAGGACCGTGCCGTGGTCGAAAACGGTCAGATCGTGATCCGTCCGATGAACTACCTGGCTATGTCTTACGACCACCGCATCATCGACGGCCGTGAAGCCGTGCTGGGCCTGGTTGCCATGAAGGAAGCGCTGGAAGACCCATCGCGTCTGCTGTTCGACATCTGA
- a CDS encoding PilZ domain-containing protein, with translation MPHERRHYVRVQFDAPALLTIATAAFSVQVLDLSLKGALVTLPDNAMVPAGMPCQLTVPLAETGDHISMTAGIAHVDGNHAGLLCRSIDLDSVTHLRRLIELQLGDPALLERDLAELIQVSVSSGN, from the coding sequence ATGCCCCACGAACGCCGCCACTACGTGCGCGTGCAATTTGACGCACCAGCGCTGTTGACCATCGCCACCGCAGCCTTCAGCGTGCAAGTTCTTGACCTATCGCTCAAAGGCGCACTGGTGACCCTGCCCGACAACGCCATGGTGCCCGCAGGCATGCCCTGCCAGCTCACGGTGCCGCTGGCAGAAACTGGCGACCACATCTCCATGACCGCCGGCATTGCCCATGTGGACGGCAACCATGCTGGGCTGCTGTGCCGAAGCATTGACCTTGACAGCGTCACCCACCTGCGGCGCTTGATTGAATTGCAGCTGGGTGACCCCGCTCTGCTGGAGCGAGACTTGGCAGAGCTGATCCAGGTATCGGTCAGCTCAGGCAACTGA
- a CDS encoding long-chain fatty acid--CoA ligase yields the protein MRPHYQFWPHRLPKSITVPSTSLWDNLAISARRYPDKAALVFFGRSLSYRQLMEGAERMAARLAALGVQRGDRVVLCMQNCPQLVMAHFAILRANAVVVPVNPMNRAEELKHYITDPDTRVAFTTGDLAPELAKASNALPPAERLAHLVVAQFSDAFDVDVAGADAPPEAWREWLGTRHPLPVLDGGQAHDWTEALACVDAPPELVVGPNDLALLPYTSGTTGLPKGCMHLHKSIMHNAVASSLWGTGSVDNVTLAVVPMFHITGMVSVMHASIYSAATIVVMPRWDRDLAGRLISRYQVTNWTNIPTMVIDLLGSPNFASYDLSSLVYIGGGGAAMPQAVAQRLLEQYGLRYSEGYGLTETAAPSHSNPPDHPKQQCLGIPFMSTDARVVDPDTLQELAVGEQGEIIIHGPEVFEGYWKRPDATASAFIEFEGKRFFRSGDLGRMDEEGYFFLTDRLKRMINASGFKVWPAEVEALMFRHPAIQEACIIASKDSYRGETVKAVVVLRASHKDTTEQQIMDWCRENMAVYKVPRIVQFVDALPKSGSGKVMWRTLQEREVAPS from the coding sequence ATGCGCCCTCACTACCAGTTCTGGCCCCATCGCTTGCCCAAATCCATCACTGTCCCATCGACTTCGCTTTGGGACAACTTGGCGATCAGCGCGCGCCGCTATCCAGACAAGGCGGCCCTGGTCTTTTTTGGCCGGTCGCTGAGCTATCGGCAGTTGATGGAGGGCGCCGAGCGCATGGCAGCCCGGCTGGCTGCGTTGGGCGTGCAGCGGGGTGATCGCGTGGTGCTGTGCATGCAGAATTGCCCGCAACTGGTGATGGCGCACTTTGCCATCTTGCGGGCCAATGCGGTGGTGGTGCCCGTCAATCCGATGAACCGGGCTGAGGAGCTGAAGCACTACATCACCGACCCGGACACCAGGGTAGCCTTCACCACCGGCGACTTGGCGCCAGAACTGGCCAAAGCCAGCAACGCGCTGCCGCCCGCTGAGCGCCTCGCGCACCTGGTGGTGGCGCAGTTCAGTGATGCGTTTGATGTGGATGTGGCGGGCGCTGATGCTCCGCCTGAGGCTTGGCGCGAATGGCTGGGCACGCGCCACCCCCTGCCAGTACTGGATGGAGGCCAGGCCCATGACTGGACGGAGGCCTTGGCCTGTGTCGATGCGCCGCCTGAGCTGGTTGTGGGGCCGAATGACCTGGCGCTGCTGCCCTACACCAGCGGCACCACGGGCCTGCCCAAGGGGTGCATGCACTTGCACAAAAGCATCATGCACAACGCTGTGGCCAGCAGTCTGTGGGGCACGGGCTCGGTGGACAACGTGACGCTGGCCGTGGTGCCCATGTTCCATATCACTGGCATGGTGAGCGTGATGCACGCATCCATCTACAGTGCTGCCACCATCGTGGTCATGCCGCGCTGGGACCGGGACCTGGCTGGGCGCTTGATATCACGCTACCAGGTGACGAACTGGACCAACATCCCCACCATGGTCATTGACTTGCTGGGCAGTCCGAACTTTGCGAGCTACGACTTGTCGAGCCTGGTCTACATCGGCGGCGGTGGGGCTGCGATGCCGCAAGCGGTGGCGCAGCGTCTGTTGGAGCAGTATGGGCTGCGGTACTCAGAAGGCTACGGCCTGACGGAGACGGCGGCGCCATCGCACTCCAACCCCCCCGACCACCCCAAGCAGCAGTGCCTGGGCATTCCGTTCATGAGCACCGATGCGCGAGTGGTCGACCCCGACACGCTGCAGGAGCTGGCTGTGGGTGAGCAGGGTGAAATCATCATCCACGGCCCCGAGGTGTTTGAGGGCTACTGGAAGCGACCGGATGCCACAGCGTCGGCTTTTATCGAGTTCGAGGGCAAGCGCTTCTTTCGCTCAGGTGATCTGGGGCGCATGGACGAGGAGGGCTACTTTTTTCTGACCGATCGCTTGAAGCGCATGATCAACGCCAGCGGCTTCAAGGTGTGGCCTGCCGAGGTGGAGGCGCTGATGTTCCGCCACCCCGCAATCCAGGAGGCCTGCATCATCGCGAGCAAGGACAGCTATCGGGGGGAGACGGTGAAGGCGGTGGTGGTGCTGCGTGCATCGCACAAAGACACTACCGAGCAGCAGATCATGGACTGGTGCCGCGAGAACATGGCGGTCTACAAGGTGCCGCGCATTGTGCAGTTTGTGGATGCGCTGCCCAAGAGCGGCAGCGGCAAGGTGATGTGGCGCACCCTTCAAGAGCGTGAGGTGGCGCCGAGTTGA
- a CDS encoding AI-2E family transporter has protein sequence MTQHPLQQKTFLLLLTLVTVAFGAILWQFHGAIFWGMVLAILFAPLHRKMLRRMPRRENLAALCTLGLCLVVVILPMSLITVSLVQEANAIYERLRSGQLNFGAYFQQIVAALPTWAVGLLERLNLTSVAQIQQKLSSVAVQASQIIATQAVSIGQNTLEFLVGFGIMLYLLFFLLRDGRSLALRIGQATPLDNEHKKQLVTKFTTVIRATVKGNIVVAASQGALGGLIFWILGIQGPVLWGVLMAFLSLLPAVGAGLIWVPVAIYFLATGAVWQGVVLTLFGVCVIGLVDNILRPILVGKDTKMPDYVVLISTLGGMAMFGLTGFVIGPTIAALFMASWDLLASSEESQQAPPAA, from the coding sequence ATGACCCAACACCCGCTCCAGCAAAAAACCTTTCTGCTTTTGCTAACGCTCGTCACCGTTGCGTTTGGCGCCATCCTCTGGCAATTTCACGGTGCGATCTTCTGGGGCATGGTGCTGGCCATTCTGTTTGCCCCATTGCACCGCAAAATGCTGCGGCGCATGCCCCGGCGCGAGAATCTGGCTGCCCTGTGCACCCTGGGCCTGTGCTTGGTGGTGGTGATCTTGCCCATGTCGCTGATCACGGTCTCGCTGGTCCAAGAGGCCAACGCCATCTACGAACGGCTGCGCTCTGGGCAACTCAATTTTGGTGCGTACTTCCAGCAAATCGTCGCGGCCTTGCCGACCTGGGCCGTCGGGCTGCTGGAGCGCCTGAACCTCACCAGCGTGGCCCAGATTCAACAAAAGCTGTCGTCTGTGGCCGTACAGGCAAGCCAAATCATCGCCACCCAGGCTGTCAGCATCGGACAAAACACCCTGGAGTTTCTGGTGGGCTTCGGCATCATGCTGTACCTGCTGTTTTTCCTGCTGCGTGACGGACGCAGCCTGGCGCTGCGCATTGGGCAAGCCACCCCTCTGGACAACGAGCACAAGAAACAGCTCGTCACCAAATTCACCACCGTCATTCGCGCCACCGTCAAGGGCAACATCGTGGTGGCCGCATCACAAGGCGCCTTGGGTGGCTTGATCTTCTGGATTCTGGGCATCCAGGGCCCCGTGCTGTGGGGCGTGCTGATGGCCTTCTTGTCCCTGCTGCCCGCCGTGGGCGCTGGCCTGATCTGGGTGCCCGTCGCCATCTACTTTCTGGCCACTGGCGCGGTTTGGCAGGGGGTCGTGCTCACGCTGTTTGGCGTGTGCGTGATCGGGCTGGTAGACAACATCCTGCGCCCCATTTTGGTCGGCAAAGACACCAAAATGCCCGACTACGTGGTGCTCATCTCCACATTGGGCGGGATGGCCATGTTTGGGCTGACAGGCTTCGTGATTGGCCCCACCATTGCAGCCCTTTTCATGGCCAGCTGGGATTTGTTGGCTTCTTCAGAAGAAAGCCAGCAAGCCCCACCTGCCGCCTGA